The following proteins are co-located in the Chlorocebus sabaeus isolate Y175 chromosome 21, mChlSab1.0.hap1, whole genome shotgun sequence genome:
- the LOC140709548 gene encoding LOW QUALITY PROTEIN: putative vomeronasal receptor-like protein 4 (The sequence of the model RefSeq protein was modified relative to this genomic sequence to represent the inferred CDS: deleted 2 bases in 1 codon): MLSFNKAFYFQAGIGISANIFLLLWHIFTFFKDHKPKNHDLIICHLAFVHIVMLVIAEELLSPDVFESLNFQNNFRCKAVFCIYKVVRGLSICNTSLLSMLQTITISPNTSWLVRFKHKITKHNSLGILGLLFFWSLNLSFNSDKIIYIVSFSNMTQLILNVSKYCSLSPMNVIIRRLFVTLSLSGDVFLVGIILLSSAYIVILLSRHQRRSQHLHSTSFLLRTSRGRSKMAE, from the exons ATGTTATCTTTCAACAAGGCCTTTTATTTTCAAGCTGGCATTGGAATCTCAGCCaacatctttcttcttctctggcACATTTTCACATTCTTTAAGGATCACAAACCTAAAAACCATGACCTGATCATCTGTCACTTGGCCTTTGTTCACATAGTGATGCTAGTCATTGCAGAAGAGTTACTGTCTCCAGACGTGTTTGAGTCACTGAATTTTCAGAATAACTTCAGATGTAAGGCTGTGTTCTGCATATACAAGGTAGTGAGGGGCCTCTCTATCTGCAACACCTCTCTCCTGAGCATGCTTCAGACCATCACCATCAGCCCCAACACCTCCTGGTTGGTgagatttaaacataaaatcaCAAAACACAATAGCCTGGGT ATCCTGGGTTTACTCTTTTTTTGGTCCCTCAATTTGTCTTTCAACAGTGACAAGATAATCTACATTGTAAGTTTTTCCAATATGACCCAGCTAATTCTGAATGTCAGTAAATACTGCTCACTTTCTCCAATGAATGTCATCATCAGAAGGCTGTTTGTTACTCTGTCGTTATCCGGAGATGTCTTCCTTGTAGGAATCATTCTGCTCTCAAGTGCATACATCGTGATTCTCTTGTCCAGGCATCAGAGGCGCTCCCAGCACCTTCACAGCACTAGCTTTTTATTAAGAACTTcccgggggcggagcaagatggccgaatag